Proteins found in one Flavobacteriales bacterium genomic segment:
- a CDS encoding thioredoxin family protein: MRRSVVVLLMLFPTLLFAQGIQFFEGTFEQALQKAKKENKEVFVDFYAVWCGPCKYMSGAVFTNPDVGAYFNEHFVSVKIDAEKQEKDLVEKTNIEAYPTLAFFKSTGNVSFITVGALDGDGLMETASRVVNFEANKKAFEKNKSDLKAMTNYITVLVQQNPEEAKRIVGDYLQSVKTEDCKNPDTWSLVSIFETDPQSRFYLYSLDHFRYFIDSIPGYQTYFTEVSGMLLQDAIANKDESKVALYKQQARKAILQMEVPMPDGFEDEVDIYYYSETGQNEKHLQSLDHWIMNYVSDVEMISNNAQETMDRYGEKAFSYCIKWAEKAFKAEESAYTYLTIAYVYRANNMKAEALKNAEKASEVATDEDDKEFISNFIDELKK, encoded by the coding sequence ATGAGAAGAAGTGTAGTTGTATTATTGATGTTGTTCCCCACACTGTTATTCGCACAGGGCATACAGTTTTTTGAAGGGACATTTGAACAGGCTTTACAAAAGGCTAAAAAGGAAAACAAAGAAGTGTTTGTCGACTTCTACGCCGTTTGGTGTGGCCCATGTAAATACATGTCGGGTGCTGTATTTACAAATCCGGATGTTGGAGCTTATTTTAATGAGCATTTTGTTAGCGTTAAAATTGACGCGGAGAAACAAGAAAAAGATTTAGTTGAAAAAACCAATATCGAAGCTTATCCGACCTTAGCATTTTTTAAATCAACAGGAAATGTGTCGTTCATCACCGTAGGTGCACTGGATGGAGATGGATTAATGGAAACTGCCAGTAGGGTGGTAAATTTTGAAGCGAACAAAAAAGCATTTGAAAAAAATAAAAGTGATTTAAAAGCGATGACCAATTACATCACTGTATTGGTTCAGCAAAATCCGGAGGAAGCGAAACGAATTGTTGGCGATTACCTTCAATCGGTTAAAACGGAAGATTGTAAAAATCCGGATACCTGGAGTTTGGTGAGTATTTTCGAAACAGATCCTCAATCGAGATTCTATTTGTATTCCCTTGATCATTTCAGATATTTTATTGATTCCATTCCCGGTTATCAAACCTATTTTACGGAGGTTAGCGGAATGTTACTTCAGGATGCAATTGCCAATAAAGATGAGTCTAAAGTTGCACTTTATAAGCAACAAGCAAGAAAGGCCATCTTACAAATGGAGGTGCCTATGCCTGATGGTTTCGAAGATGAAGTGGATATTTATTATTATTCGGAAACAGGACAAAACGAAAAACATTTGCAATCGCTTGATCACTGGATTATGAATTATGTTTCGGATGTTGAAATGATTTCCAATAACGCCCAGGAGACCATGGATCGTTATGGTGAAAAAGCATTTTCTTATTGTATTAAATGGGCAGAAAAAGCATTTAAAGCAGAAGAAAGCGCTTACACTTACCTTACTATCGCTTACGTTTATAGAGCCAACAACATGAAGGCAGAAGCCTTAAAGAATGCAGAAAAAGCAAGTGAGGTTGCAACTGACGAGGACGACAAGGAATTTATTTCGAATTTTATTGATGAACTAAAAAAATAG
- a CDS encoding fatty acid desaturase, with amino-acid sequence MRQGRELILATKPYAQENKWKSWYYSLSTLFLLCGSIFGIYYFEPLYIRIPLSLFTGLVMVRFFVIYHDHQHQAILHKSKPANILFQLFGIYILAPSSIWKRSHDYHHNHNSKLFTASIGSYPIMTREKFNSCTPAEQKMYLRSRHPFTIFWGYFSMFLIGMCYNSFSSSPRRHWDSLLAIILHVIYQVIIFYYLGWLTWLLAIVVPFVLADMIGAYLFYAQHNFPGVVFRNKEGWTYAGAALESSSYMEMSFFWRWVTANIGYHHIHHMNARIPFYRLPEVMREIPELSQPKKTSLKPKDIIACFRLKFWDPDQNSMVGY; translated from the coding sequence ATGAGACAGGGCCGTGAATTAATATTAGCTACCAAGCCTTACGCACAGGAAAACAAATGGAAAAGCTGGTACTACAGCCTTTCAACACTTTTCCTTTTGTGTGGGTCCATTTTTGGCATTTACTATTTTGAACCTCTTTATATCCGAATTCCGCTAAGTTTATTCACCGGTTTGGTGATGGTTAGGTTTTTCGTGATTTATCATGATCATCAACATCAGGCTATTCTACACAAATCAAAACCTGCAAATATCCTTTTTCAACTTTTTGGGATTTATATTCTGGCGCCAAGCTCCATTTGGAAAAGATCGCACGATTATCATCATAATCACAACTCAAAACTATTTACGGCGAGTATTGGTTCTTATCCCATCATGACCCGCGAAAAATTTAATTCATGCACACCCGCTGAACAAAAAATGTACCTGAGAAGTCGACATCCTTTCACCATTTTCTGGGGTTATTTTTCGATGTTCCTTATTGGAATGTGCTATAACTCATTCAGCAGTTCACCTCGAAGACACTGGGATTCTTTATTGGCAATTATTCTTCATGTCATTTACCAGGTCATTATTTTTTATTACCTCGGCTGGTTAACCTGGTTGCTCGCTATTGTTGTTCCTTTTGTATTGGCCGATATGATTGGCGCTTATCTGTTCTATGCACAACATAATTTCCCGGGAGTAGTGTTTAGAAATAAAGAAGGCTGGACCTATGCAGGAGCAGCACTTGAATCTTCCAGTTATATGGAAATGTCATTTTTCTGGAGATGGGTAACTGCCAATATCGGATATCATCATATTCACCATATGAATGCGAGAATACCATTTTATCGTTTACCGGAAGTAATGCGTGAGATACCAGAATTATCCCAACCGAAAAAAACCAGTCTTAAACCGAAAGATATTATTGCCTGCTTCCGGTTAAAATTTTGGGATCCGGATCAAAATTCAATGGTGGGATACTGA
- a CDS encoding lysophospholipid acyltransferase family protein codes for MKALVFYLSLPLLYLISLLPYPLFYGLCDGIFFLVYHVFGYRKQVVRTNLKNAFPEKSEKERRKIERMYFRYLVDLMLETFKTLTISKKSALKKCEATPEAVKLFNEYHDKGQSVIIVMGHYGNWEWAGNTFSLSCKSPLYIIYHPLRNPYFDRLMYKMRTRFGNRLYPMKEAFKGMVANRKEVNVTAFIADQTPSPENAYWTTFLHQDTPVFWGTERLACKLDYPIVYITIDRYKRGRYRIHAKKMIEKPSLTREGEISEMHTRLLEEDIRRRPEIWLWSHKRWKHKRPAISQEI; via the coding sequence ATGAAAGCACTGGTTTTTTACCTCTCATTGCCATTACTTTACCTGATATCCTTATTGCCATACCCATTGTTTTACGGATTGTGCGACGGGATATTCTTCCTGGTGTACCATGTTTTCGGATACAGAAAACAGGTGGTTCGCACCAATCTGAAAAACGCCTTCCCTGAAAAATCGGAAAAGGAAAGAAGGAAAATTGAACGGATGTATTTCAGATACCTGGTAGACCTCATGCTGGAAACTTTTAAAACATTGACAATCAGCAAAAAATCTGCCCTGAAAAAATGTGAAGCGACCCCTGAAGCAGTAAAATTATTTAATGAATATCACGATAAGGGACAATCCGTCATTATTGTAATGGGCCATTACGGTAATTGGGAATGGGCCGGCAACACCTTTAGCCTGAGTTGTAAATCACCGCTTTATATCATTTATCACCCGCTGCGAAATCCTTATTTCGATCGGTTGATGTACAAAATGAGAACTCGATTTGGTAATCGACTGTATCCGATGAAGGAGGCATTTAAAGGGATGGTAGCGAACAGGAAGGAAGTGAACGTAACTGCGTTTATTGCCGACCAAACCCCATCGCCTGAAAATGCGTACTGGACCACCTTTCTTCACCAGGACACTCCTGTATTCTGGGGCACAGAACGATTGGCATGCAAACTGGATTATCCGATTGTTTATATTACCATCGACCGTTATAAGCGAGGCAGATACCGGATTCATGCTAAAAAAATGATTGAAAAACCATCCCTTACCCGTGAAGGTGAAATTTCTGAAATGCACACGCGCTTGCTGGAGGAAGATATTCGTCGCCGGCCGGAAATCTGGTTATGGAGTCATAAGCGATGGAAGCATAAAAGACCTGCAATAAGTCAGGAAATTTGA
- a CDS encoding tetratricopeptide repeat protein, with amino-acid sequence MKVIIRTVLLVFLLWAHNAQAQTDTLAQVNPEAQQKYNEGVNAYESKDLQGAIARFTEAIALDAKFEKAYMNRGSAYYESKKLDEAIKDFQMVTTLGSENAHNAYFMIGSVYMDKNDPKNAEAAFLKSVELKNNDSKYQYNLGVAQFLNEKFEEAIASYNNAIRLKPDYAYAYNDRASAKKKMGDLDGAIKDYESAIQSNPQLTFAYNNLGSVKRMKGDFIGAIQEYNNAIRLKKDYYIAYNNRGMAKMEAGKIDEAIADFNEAIKIKSDYAYAFNNRAACYIKQKKYKEAIADCDKAISLDENYGAAYLNRGIAKEMIRDLKGACSDWENAASMGIQSGETYYNIYGVCSEVEKYNQK; translated from the coding sequence ATGAAGGTGATAATTAGAACTGTTCTGTTGGTGTTTTTGTTGTGGGCGCATAATGCCCAGGCACAAACCGATACACTTGCGCAGGTAAATCCTGAAGCACAGCAGAAATACAACGAAGGTGTGAATGCTTACGAAAGCAAGGATCTGCAGGGCGCCATTGCTCGTTTTACCGAAGCGATTGCCTTAGATGCTAAATTCGAAAAGGCCTACATGAACAGAGGAAGCGCCTATTACGAATCTAAAAAGCTGGATGAAGCAATCAAGGATTTTCAAATGGTAACCACTTTAGGATCAGAAAATGCACATAATGCGTATTTCATGATTGGAAGTGTGTACATGGATAAAAACGATCCTAAAAACGCAGAGGCTGCTTTTTTGAAATCGGTAGAATTGAAAAACAACGATTCAAAATACCAGTACAATCTTGGCGTTGCTCAATTTTTAAACGAAAAGTTCGAAGAAGCGATTGCATCGTATAACAATGCCATTCGTTTAAAACCAGATTACGCCTATGCTTACAATGATCGTGCATCGGCTAAAAAGAAAATGGGGGATTTGGACGGAGCCATTAAAGATTACGAGAGCGCAATTCAATCGAATCCGCAATTGACATTTGCCTATAATAACCTTGGTTCCGTAAAACGGATGAAAGGAGATTTTATTGGCGCAATTCAGGAATACAACAATGCCATCCGCTTAAAGAAAGATTATTATATCGCATATAATAACAGAGGCATGGCAAAAATGGAAGCGGGAAAAATCGACGAAGCCATTGCTGATTTTAATGAAGCGATTAAAATAAAAAGTGATTATGCATATGCCTTCAACAACAGAGCGGCTTGCTATATCAAACAGAAGAAATACAAAGAAGCTATTGCCGATTGCGATAAAGCGATTTCACTTGATGAAAATTATGGCGCTGCCTATTTGAACAGAGGAATTGCAAAAGAAATGATTCGTGACTTAAAAGGAGCTTGTTCAGATTGGGAAAATGCCGCATCTATGGGTATTCAGTCGGGTGAGACCTATTACAACATTTACGGAGTTTGCTCTGAAGTTGAAAAATATAATCAAAAATGA
- a CDS encoding OmpA family protein, whose protein sequence is MKKLTTLLLILITSVSFAQQKDMPFEKDLFKDRKDEFKEARRAYEEGVELFEQYQFEKAEEFFEKAYAFNPNYSMLNYYLGVCVLNSSYKFKSLNYFRKAYELNPNVKPEINLLIGIGYHINGDWDNATKHYEFHKKVLDPKNADTLVYINKKIKECKTGKELSAKPERVWIDNLGKNVNTEFPEYGPFISADESIVIYTGRRNDTEGGKKDEGDGKYFEDVYYSQRNPNTGEWEKSQNIGKNINTENHDAPSGLSPDGKTLYIFYGWKGNGDIYESKLKDGQYGKPEKLSNNVSSKNYYESSASVSFDGKELYFASSRPGGLGEEDIYVSKWDEKKKEWGPAENLGPVVNTKYRETGVFLHPDGETMYFSSQGHSTMGGFDIFVTKRGEDGKWGEPVNIGYPINSPDDDVFFVVSGSGRYGYYSSFRQDGFGEKDLYRITFLGPEKAPLTSSEDNLLASLAAPVKAITIEPKVEVQTVNLAILKGIIRDARTLQPIEAKLELIDNDKNELVTTLNSDSKTGQYLVSLPAGKNYGISVKADGYLFHSENVDIPKSAGYKEYEKNIDLKKVEIGQTIVLRNIFFDYDKATLRDASRNELERLIKLLNENPTLRIEISGHTDTQGDATYNQKLSENRAKSVVEYLIKAGIDPKRLEYKGYGESMPQIPESDILKMKTKSEKEDAHQQNRRTEFKILSK, encoded by the coding sequence ATGAAAAAACTGACTACGCTTTTGTTGATTCTGATCACTTCAGTTTCATTTGCTCAGCAAAAAGATATGCCTTTCGAAAAGGATCTCTTTAAAGATCGTAAAGATGAATTTAAAGAGGCAAGAAGAGCCTATGAAGAAGGAGTTGAGTTGTTTGAACAATACCAATTTGAAAAAGCAGAAGAATTTTTTGAAAAAGCATATGCTTTTAATCCGAATTATTCCATGCTTAACTACTACCTCGGTGTTTGTGTATTGAATTCATCCTATAAGTTTAAATCACTGAATTATTTCAGAAAGGCTTATGAATTAAATCCGAATGTAAAACCGGAAATCAATTTGTTGATTGGTATCGGGTATCACATCAATGGCGATTGGGATAATGCTACAAAACATTATGAATTCCATAAAAAAGTACTCGATCCGAAAAATGCGGATACACTGGTTTACATCAATAAAAAAATTAAAGAGTGTAAAACCGGTAAAGAATTATCAGCTAAACCTGAACGGGTGTGGATCGATAATCTGGGTAAAAATGTAAATACAGAATTTCCTGAATATGGTCCTTTTATTTCTGCGGATGAGTCCATCGTAATTTATACCGGAAGAAGAAATGATACAGAAGGTGGGAAAAAGGATGAAGGCGACGGTAAATACTTCGAAGATGTTTACTATTCCCAACGTAACCCGAATACCGGTGAATGGGAAAAATCGCAAAACATCGGTAAAAATATTAATACGGAAAATCATGATGCTCCATCAGGATTATCTCCGGATGGTAAAACGCTTTATATTTTCTACGGATGGAAAGGCAATGGAGATATTTATGAATCCAAATTAAAAGATGGTCAATACGGTAAACCCGAAAAGCTATCCAACAATGTAAGTTCAAAAAATTATTATGAATCTTCCGCTTCAGTTTCATTCGATGGTAAAGAACTTTATTTTGCTTCTTCTCGTCCCGGCGGATTAGGTGAGGAAGATATTTATGTTTCTAAGTGGGATGAAAAGAAAAAGGAATGGGGACCAGCAGAAAATCTTGGTCCGGTAGTAAATACCAAATACCGCGAAACCGGGGTGTTCCTTCATCCGGATGGTGAAACCATGTATTTCTCTTCGCAAGGTCACAGCACCATGGGAGGCTTCGATATTTTTGTCACCAAACGTGGTGAAGATGGGAAATGGGGTGAACCTGTAAACATCGGCTATCCGATTAACTCTCCCGATGATGACGTGTTTTTTGTAGTGTCCGGTAGTGGTCGTTACGGGTATTATTCTTCGTTCCGTCAGGATGGATTTGGAGAAAAAGATTTGTATCGCATTACATTTTTAGGTCCCGAAAAAGCGCCTTTAACCAGTTCTGAGGACAATCTTCTTGCGAGTCTTGCCGCACCGGTAAAAGCGATTACGATTGAACCTAAAGTGGAAGTTCAAACGGTAAATCTTGCCATCTTAAAAGGGATCATACGCGATGCACGCACCTTGCAGCCCATTGAGGCGAAACTCGAATTGATCGACAATGATAAAAATGAATTGGTAACTACGTTAAACAGCGATTCCAAAACGGGACAATACCTGGTGTCATTACCCGCAGGTAAAAACTATGGTATTTCTGTAAAGGCGGATGGTTACTTATTCCATTCCGAAAATGTGGATATTCCGAAATCGGCCGGATATAAAGAGTACGAGAAAAATATTGACCTGAAAAAAGTGGAGATTGGTCAAACCATCGTACTGAGAAATATCTTTTTCGATTACGACAAAGCCACTTTACGTGATGCCTCGAGAAACGAGTTGGAACGTTTGATTAAATTATTGAATGAAAATCCAACGTTGCGTATTGAAATCAGCGGACATACCGACACCCAGGGTGATGCTACTTACAATCAGAAACTTTCCGAAAACCGTGCAAAATCGGTAGTTGAGTACCTGATTAAAGCGGGTATTGATCCAAAACGTTTGGAATATAAAGGTTATGGTGAGTCAATGCCTCAGATTCCTGAATCGGACATTTTAAAAATGAAAACGAAATCAGAAAAAGAAGATGCACATCAGCAAAACCGAAGAACTGAGTTTAAAATTCTTAGTAAATAA
- a CDS encoding GWxTD domain-containing protein has protein sequence MAGFLFAMKSFVFWHIAMVRIQFVLAFIFVCGFSFAQKSVNKSSAGLKADFHIYHFSDAESEIYFNVASRDLIYTTINGQNPSAAISIQYRVLTIENVKQVADSGSLVLNDVNADNSDKLITSSFKVKMNAGMDYQVRITIGDKKRSATRDYYLTAEKKNTNGRQNYLLRDGGVVKCIPFVAAGKYVIESKRNAGHEAQVRVYKRNYSLAPPPFSEQRFQQFNYASDSIYAVKFDANGLAELKITSGTFIHVVTDSSSRNGFTAFHFAEYFPRVMTPDVLIEPLRFLCSSDEFKLLKTAENKKLALDKYWLDRAGSKERARELIRVFYNRMQDANRNYSSYTEGWRTDRGMVYLIFGEPGSVDVSSDVETWTYGDKYSSSSLRFSFVKVENPFTGNDFSLQRLAVYKPEWYKAVDTWRMGRVYYFIQ, from the coding sequence ATGGCGGGTTTTTTGTTTGCAATGAAATCGTTTGTATTTTGGCACATCGCTATGGTTAGAATTCAATTCGTACTCGCATTTATTTTTGTCTGCGGATTTTCATTTGCCCAGAAATCCGTGAACAAATCTTCAGCCGGACTAAAGGCAGATTTTCATATCTATCACTTTAGTGATGCTGAAAGCGAAATTTATTTTAATGTGGCTTCCCGCGATTTAATTTATACCACCATCAATGGTCAAAATCCTTCCGCAGCCATTTCTATTCAATATAGGGTACTCACCATTGAAAATGTAAAGCAAGTAGCCGATAGCGGTTCGCTGGTGCTGAATGATGTGAATGCGGATAATTCGGATAAATTAATCACCAGTTCATTTAAAGTAAAAATGAATGCCGGAATGGATTACCAGGTACGCATCACCATTGGTGACAAAAAACGATCTGCAACCAGAGATTATTATTTAACAGCTGAAAAGAAAAATACAAATGGTCGCCAGAATTATTTATTGCGCGATGGAGGTGTGGTGAAATGTATTCCATTTGTTGCGGCAGGTAAATATGTGATTGAGTCGAAAAGAAATGCAGGACACGAAGCGCAAGTGCGTGTTTACAAACGAAATTACTCGCTGGCACCACCGCCATTTTCAGAACAGCGTTTCCAGCAGTTTAATTATGCAAGCGATTCGATTTATGCAGTTAAGTTTGACGCCAATGGATTAGCGGAATTGAAAATTACAAGTGGAACTTTTATTCATGTGGTAACCGATTCCAGCAGCAGAAATGGATTTACAGCTTTTCATTTTGCTGAATATTTTCCTCGCGTAATGACGCCCGATGTTTTAATTGAGCCTTTGCGTTTTTTGTGCAGTTCAGATGAGTTTAAATTGTTGAAAACCGCAGAAAATAAAAAACTGGCCTTGGATAAATATTGGTTGGATCGTGCAGGAAGTAAAGAAAGAGCGCGCGAATTAATTCGTGTTTTTTACAATCGTATGCAGGATGCCAATCGAAATTATTCTTCTTATACCGAAGGATGGAGAACGGATCGCGGTATGGTTTATTTAATTTTTGGTGAACCCGGTAGTGTGGATGTTTCGTCGGACGTGGAAACATGGACCTATGGTGACAAATACAGTTCTTCGAGTTTGCGTTTTAGTTTTGTTAAAGTGGAAAATCCATTTACAGGAAATGATTTTTCCCTGCAGCGTTTGGCGGTTTATAAGCCGGAATGGTATAAAGCCGTTGATACCTGGCGAATGGGAAGAGTTTATTATTTTATTCAATGA
- the rlmB gene encoding 23S rRNA (guanosine(2251)-2'-O)-methyltransferase RlmB has product MMNYEDKEISDLIFGTRAVIEAVRSGKEINKIMVQKGLSNDLFNELKNELKGMDVTLQFVPIEKLNRLTRKNHQGVIGFISPVTYHKVEELLPGVFESGKVPFLLMLDRVTDVRNFGAICRTAECMGIDAVIIPSRGGALITSDAVKTSAGALHRIPVCKEDNLKKTIHYLSASGLRVVSCTEKAEKQLDQIDYSDPLCIIMGSEEDGISGEYLKLSDEKVKIPMIGNIESLNVSVAAGMIMYEAVRQRIASGI; this is encoded by the coding sequence ATGATGAATTACGAAGACAAGGAAATTTCCGATTTAATTTTTGGAACCCGTGCAGTGATAGAAGCGGTTCGTTCCGGAAAGGAAATCAATAAAATTATGGTTCAGAAGGGATTGTCCAACGACCTTTTTAATGAATTAAAAAATGAATTGAAAGGAATGGATGTCACCCTGCAATTTGTTCCCATCGAAAAGTTAAATCGACTCACCCGCAAGAATCATCAGGGCGTAATTGGTTTTATTTCACCGGTAACGTATCACAAAGTGGAAGAATTATTGCCAGGGGTATTTGAAAGTGGAAAGGTTCCGTTTTTATTAATGCTTGACCGGGTAACGGATGTTAGAAATTTTGGTGCTATTTGCAGAACAGCCGAGTGTATGGGAATCGATGCGGTAATTATTCCTTCGCGTGGTGGTGCTTTAATCACTTCCGATGCTGTTAAAACATCGGCCGGTGCCTTGCATCGTATTCCGGTTTGTAAAGAAGATAATTTAAAAAAGACCATTCATTATTTATCTGCAAGCGGATTACGCGTGGTTTCCTGCACCGAAAAAGCCGAGAAACAATTGGATCAAATAGATTATTCAGATCCGCTTTGTATCATCATGGGTTCGGAAGAAGATGGAATAAGTGGCGAATATTTAAAGTTGAGCGACGAAAAAGTAAAGATCCCCATGATTGGTAATATTGAATCGCTGAATGTTTCGGTGGCAGCCGGAATGATTATGTATGAAGCCGTTCGTCAACGCATTGCATCCGGTATCTGA